DNA from Candidatus Methylomirabilota bacterium:
CATGTCACTCGCGTGGATGGCTTGCCAGCCCCGGATACTGGACCCATCAAAGCCCACCCCCTCCTCAAACATGGTCTCGTCCAGGTGGCTGATGGGAACGGTAAAGTGTTGCCACATTCCCGGGAAATCCATGAATTTCAGGTCCACCATCCTGGCGCCGTTTTCGCTGGCGAACTTGATTACATCTTTTGGCGTCATTCTTTCCCCCTGACTCGATGACCGTGGACCGTAATCCGATGACCGCTGTTCCGGTTCACAGTTCACGGTTCATGGTTCACGGCAAAACTCGGAGTCCCAATCTGTGAACGGTGAACTGTCAACCGTGAACTAAATGGCTTCTTCGCCCCGCTCTCCCGTCCGGATCCGCACAGCGTCTTCACACGGGATGATAAAGATTTTTCCGTCGCCGATCCGTCCCGTCTTCGCCGCTGCCTGAATGGTCTCCACGACCTGAGCAGATTTACCATCCCCCACCACGATCTCGACCTTGACCTTGGGGAGAAAATCGATGGTATATTCCGCCCCCCGATAAAGCTCCGTGTGCCCCTTTTGTCGACCGAAACCCTTCACTTCACTGATCGTGAGCCCCTGGATGCCGATCTCCGCCAGGGCATTTTTCACCTCGTCCAGCTTGAACGGCTTGATGATCGCTTCGATCTTTTTCATCGTCCACTCCTCAATTTTTAAAACGCATCTCCCACCGAGAGGCAGGAGGACTCTGGCCCCTCCCGGCCTCAATACCACCCCGCAAGGGAGCAAACCCTATGCCAAGCCTTTTTTCGCATCTTGGGACCTCAAAATCCCCGGAAATTTCACGAGAACCCAGGACCAATCGCTTTTCTCTTTCCCTTCTCACCCCCTTCGTTCATGCACACGGATTAGGCATATATCTCTCCGTTGCCTGTTTTAACAGCACGATTCCATTATAGCAGTCAGCCGTCAGCGGTCCGCAGAACGGTTCACGATCCACGGTTCACAATTGGTGGTTCGTGATTAGTGAATGAATGGTGCTTGGTGGTTCATGTGCTAAGTCCGTGAACTGTCAACTGTGAACCGTGAACGCTTCTGCGGTCGTCGGTCAACGGTCAGTAGTTAGCGCGGCATCTCGCAAATACTGCGCCGCTTCTTCCGGCGGCGTCGGGTTGATGTAGATACCGGTCCCCCATTCAAAGCCGGCCAACCGAGTCAGTCTCGGTGTAATCTCGATGTGCCAATGGTACTGCACCGGCTTCTCCTGTCGGAAGGGAGCGCTATGAAGCACGAAATTATACGGGGGGTCCGACAACAGGCGCTCTATCCGGTGCAAGGTCTCCTTCAGGATGCGGGCGAGACTCACATACTCTTGTTTTCCGATATCCTCAAAGGAGGCCTCGTGCGTCCGCGGGACGATCCAGGTCTCAAAGGGGAACCGTGACGCGAAGGGTGCCATGGCCACGAAATGATCATTTGCTGAGACCACTCGTCCCCCATATGCGAGTTCCTGTTTGACCATATCACAGTAGACACACCGTCGCTTTTCGGCATAGTACTGCTTGACCCCGTCAACCTCCTCCTGGACCCGCTTGGGGACAATCGGAGTTGCGATAAGCTGGGAATGGGTGTGGTCCAATGACGCCCCCGCAGCCTCTCCGTGGTTCTTAAAGACCAAGATATACTGAAATCGGGGATCCCGCTTTAGGTCGAGGATGCGGTCCCGATAGGCCCACAGGACCTCCTCGACCTTTTGCTCCGGCATGGCGGGTAGGGTCTGATCGTGATCGGGTGTCTCGATAATTACCTCGTGCGCACCGACACCGCTCATTTTGTCGTAGATCCCTTCTGTCTGTCGCTCGAGCTCCCCCTCGATTACGAGGGCGGGGAACTTGTTGGCGACGACCCGGACGCGCCATCCCGGGGTGTTCGGCGCTGCACCATCGTTTCGATAGACCACGATCTCTGGCGGGGTCTTTTCTTCATTCCCTGGACAAAACGGGCAAAAGCCCGGCCGCGGGGGGCGAGGCTCCGTCCCGAAATCGGAAGGACGCTTCCCTCGCTCCGTGGAGATGATCACCCAGGAATTCGTGACCGGATCTTTCCGCAGCTCCGGCATAAAAGGACATGCCTCCCTTTTAGTGAACCGAGCCAAGCAGCGTGACCACCGCTTGCTGCACAGAGAGATCGGACCCGTCGACCGTTAAGGTCGCGGTGTGGGTCACCCCGTCCCTCGCCCCTGCGTGGAGGATCGCTTTAAGCATCACTGCTTCTTCCTGCGGCGTGTGCAAGAGGCGGTGGCCGGTCAGGGCCTGGAGGCAGGTCACCACGCCGTAGGCTCCCCAGTTGGAGATGGAGCTCACCACGAGCGCATCTGCACGGATGTCACAGCCAATACTCCCCCGGCAGGGACACCGACACCGCCCCGAGCGCAGCGGGGGTCTGACGTGGGGACCGAAGAGGTGGCCGAAACCCACCTCGTTGCCCCGATCCCCAACCGCCACGGTGAGGATGTCCCGGTCTTTGGCTCCATCAAATAGCCCCCGAACCGAGGCATGGCGCGCAGAGACATCCCGGCCCCGCATGTCGTGGACCACTCCCTTGGGGTTCGGACCAAGCTTCTCCACACTGATGATCGCCCTTGGCTGAAGCTCCTCTAGAAAGCGATATCCTGCCTCCTCCTCGCCACACGGAAAAGCAAGGAGGGGATAATCCGCCCCCATCACTTCCAGCACCGCCCGGAGTGGTCCCAGATTTCTCTCTTCCGAAATCAAATAAGGCCGAGCCCCCAAGCCCTGATGAAGGGCCCGCGCTAGCACCGCCACTCCCAGCGGACCGTCGGTCTCGCCGGAGGGGAGCTCGGGAGGACCCCCTGCGCCCGTGAGGAGCAGCGAGGCATCACCTGACCGGACCCCCTCGGCCAGCCGCGAGGCAGCCAGCGAGGTCAGCGGAACCTTTTGCAGACGCCGCGCCGCTCGATACAACCGCTGGACATCCCCTCCAGAAGTGCCTCGCGGAAGGATACAGATCTGGTCCGCGGCCGCTCCGAGTTTTGCGATGCTCCCCAATGTTTCACCCTTTCACCGCACGGTCACCCGAGCTCGAAGACGATTGCTCACCTGTCCCCTCTCATCGATGACAAAAACCTCGTAGACCCGGGTCCCGCCGAGCTCCTCCAGTTGCCTGTCGGGGTCCACCGCGCCTCCTTCATATCCGCGCGTCTGGGAGCGGAGGGGGGCAGAGCGGCGTTCAATACTGATGGTGATCGTCTCCTCTGCCGTCCCCTCCGATTGCCCTAAGTAACGTCCGCGGCTGATTATGGTGTACTGAAGCCCAGTGGCCAATGTAAAGTCCGCGACCTCCCTTTTCAGCCCGAGGTAGACATCTATGATATCACCGTCGATATCTCGAAAATCGAAAAGTAAGGTCACCTCCCCTCCTCTATCCACCACGGGCGGCTCGATCCGGAAGTTGGTGATGCGGGGGACTCCAGGACCAGGTGCCGTAGGCTGTAATTCTTTCTTCGCACAGCCACCGTAGAGTCCCATGAAAATAACGATCGCAAAGATTGCCAGTCTCCTTGCCGCTTGTCTTTTCATCTGGTTGCCTCCGTCACCCTCCCGTAGCCCCCTCCTCCGGGGGTGCGAATGCTGATGACCTCTCCGGCACCGACGCGAATGTGAAATTTGGAACCGAGGGGCCTTTCCTCACTCGGGGTCATGAGGATGCTCTCACCCGCCTGCCCTGATTCTCCTCCGTGGAGTCCATAGGGCCGAAACCGCCTGCGGTCCGAAAGGAGGCCGACCGTGGCCTCCGTCAGCAGCTGAAAATCACGGCGGATTCCATCTCCCCCACGATACTTCCCCTTCCCTCCCGATCCGCGGCGAATCTCATACCGGAGCACCCGGATGGGATAGGCGTGTTCCAAAGCCTCAATCGGCGTATTCCGTGTGTTGGTCATATGGGTCTGTACCGCATCCAGGCCGTCTCGTGTTGGCCGTGCTCCCATCCCTCCGGCGATGGTTTCGTAATAGGCAAAGTTCCGCCCACGCTCGGGATCATAGCCTCCGATCATCAAGTTGCTCATAGTCCCGGCGCTAGCCGCGGGGATGCGGTCGGGCAAGGCCTTGGCTAACGCCCCGAGGAGCACGTCCACGATTCGCTGCGACATTTCGACATTCCCACCGGCCACGGCCGCGGGAGGCACGGCGTTGACGACGGTCCCCGTCGGAGCCACGACGGTCAGCGGGACCATGCAGCCGGCATTCGAGGGGATGTCAAAATCCACAAGACAACGGAAAACATAGAAGACCGCCGACAGCGTCACCGCATACACGGCGTTCACACTGCCAGCTACCTGCGGCGAAGTCCCGGTAAAGTCGATAACGGCTTGATCCCCGGTCACGGTGACGGTCACGGCGATTCGAACGGGCTCGGTCGTGATCCCATCATCGTCCAGGTAATCTTCAAAGGAGTAACGGCCGTCCGGGATGCGCCGGATGGCTTCTCGGGTCATCCGCTCGGCGTACGCCTTGAGTTCCTCCATATAGTGAAGCGTCTCGTCCGCTCCATAGCGAGCCACGATCTCCAAGAGCCGCCTCCTGCCTGTCTCATTCGCCGCTAGTTGGGCCTCTAGATCTCCTTCCCGCTCCTGGGGGGTCCGGACGTTGACCAAGAGGAGATCGACGACATCCCGTTGCAGCGTCCCGCCCTCCACCAGCATGACTGGAGGGATCCGTATCCCTTCCTGAAAAATCTCGGTCGCCATTCCCATGGAGCCGGGGGCCATTCCCCCCACGTCAGCGTGGTGTGCCCGGTTGGCGACAAAGAAGAGGGGGGAGGGGCCTTCATCCCCGAAGACAGGCGAAATGAGGGTGATGTCGGGGAGATGGGTCCCTCCACGGTAGGGGTCATTCAGGATGATCGTATCTCCCGGGCCGACGTGTCTTCCCTCCATGGCCCCCTTCACCGCCAGGGACATCGACCCCAGATGCACGGGGATGTGGGCCGCCTGCGCGATCATCTCTCCCCCTCCGTCAAAGATGGCACAGGAGTAATCGCGGCGCTCCTTGATATTGGGAGAGTGTCCGGTCCGACAGAGGGCAACACCCATCTCTTCGGCCACCGAGGCGAGGAGATTCTTGAAGACTTCGAGTTTGATCGGGTCGTACCTACCCACGCGATGCCCCGTGCGGTTCGTGATTTTTGAGGAGGAGATTCCCCTGCGCGTCCACCGTTGCCTCCCACCCTGGTGCGATGAGCGTGGTGGCACTCATCTCTACCACCAGGGCTGGCCCAGCGATCCGGTTGGCCGCCCGCAAGGCTTCTCGGGCGTAAACGGGGGTCTCCACCCAATGGTCCTCCAGAAAGATCCGTCTTGTGCCGACGCTGGCCGATGCAGCATCCGCCGACCCCTCCTCAACCCTGGACAGGGGTGGCTTGTCTGCTTTGCCCCTCACCCGAAGGCGGAGCGTCACACTCTCGGTCTCCCGAGCGGGATTGGCGTAACCGTAGCTTCTCCGGTGCACCTCGTGAAACCGAGAGGCAAAGTCTCTTCCGAAAGGGACGCGTAGTTCGTAGGACTGTCCAAGGTACCGCATGTCGACGAAGGCCTCCGTGGTGATCAACCCCTCGGCCACCCCCTCGTCTTTCATCTCGCGGAGCCCTTGCTCCTTCAGCAGGCTCACGATGGCTTCGATCTCCTCGAACGACGTGGTGGTTGTCGGCCGTAGAATCGTCTTGGCGTAATCCTTCACGACATCGGCCACCAACATCCCGTAGGCCGATAGCAGTCCCGCATGCATTGGCACCAACACCCAGGGGATGGAGAGGGACCAGGCCAGGGAACAGGCGTGCAGCCCTCCCGCGCCACCGAAAGAGACCAGACAAAACGCTCGGGGGTCATATCCGCGCCCAACAGAAATGACCCGGATCGCCTTTTCCATGGCAGCGTTGGCCACCGTGATGGTCCCCTCGGCCAGTCGAAGCGGATCGAGCTTCACCTGTCGGGCGAAATCGTTCATCGCCGCCTCGGCCCGCTCGACATCGAGCCGCATCTTCCCGCCGAGGAAGCGGTCCGGATCCAGTCGTCCCAGGCAGAGGTGCGCATCCGTGACGGTGATCTGGTCTCCCCGACCATAGCAGACCGGTCCGGGATCGGCCCCTGCACTTTGGGGACCTACGCGCAGCGCGCCACCCTCATCGATCCAGACTAACGACCCGCCCCCTGAGCCTACAGTGTGAATGTCGAGCAAGGGAACCCGAAGTGGCAGGCCTCCCACGGTGGCCTCCGTCGTGACGCTCAGGTCACCATCGACGAGGGAGACATCGGTAGAGGTCCCGCCCATGTCAAACGTGATCGTTTTGTCAAAGCCCGCATGCTTTGCGACGGAGGCGGCTCCCACGACGCCCCCCGCCGGACCCGAGAGGATGGTCCGGACCGCCTCCTGGCGGGCCGTGGCCGCAGAAATACTCCCACCATTGGATTGCATGATCCGGAGACGTCCCTCCCCGATCTCCGCCTCGAGACGGCCGAGGTATCGCTCCATTAAAGGCGAGACGTAGGCGTTTACAACGGTGGTCGCGCACCGCTCATACTCTCGGTACTCCGGGAGAATCCGGTGAGAGGCCGAGACCGGAATCCCCAGTTCCAATGCGCGATGCAGGACTCGGGCCTCGTGGCTTGGATTGGCATAAGACGAAAGGAGGCAAATGGCGACCGATGCGACCTTCTCCTTGGCCAGGCGGTCCAAGAGAGGACCGAGACTTTCCTCATCGAGGGGCTCGAGAACCTTCCCTCGACAGTCCACCCGCTCTCGAACGCCGAACCGAAGGGAACGTGGTACCACGACAGGATGACGTTCAACCATGAAATCGTAGAGATCGACTCGATTCTGGCGGCCGATCTCTAGCACATCTTCGAATCCGGCCGTGGTGATCAGGGCAACCTTCGCCCCCTTCCGCTCGAGGAGGGCATTGGTCGCCACGGTGGAGCCATGAACGAGCTGCCACTCCTCCCGTCCCGCCGCCTCGTGAGAAAGCCCCTCGAGGACGCCGCGGGCCGGGTCAGGATGGGTCGACAGAACCTTCTGAGTCCAGAGCCTCCCCCCGGCCACAAAGACGAGGTCGGTAAAGGTCCCTCCCACATCCACGCCGATCATCATCATCTGTCAACCTCGCTAGAACCTCCTCCGTCATCGTCGGCGAGATCGGTAATGAACATATGGCCAGGCGCATGGGTGATCATGAGCTCGGGTTTCGCATGCATGGCGACTGCCTGCGGGGTGACACCACAGGCCCAGAAGACCGGATGTTCACCTTCATGAATCGAGACCGGGTCACCGAAGGCAGGATGGTCGAGGTCGGAAATGCCGATCGCCTGAGGGTCCGCCACATGGACCGGCGCCCCGTGAGCCAGCGCGAAGCGAGAGGTGACCTCCACCGCTCGGGGGATGAGGGAAGCTGGGATCGGACGCATCGAGACCACCAGCGGTCCAGCGAAGACGCCGGCCGGCTGGCAGGAGCGATTCGTAATGTACATCGATACATTCCCGCCTTCTTCGAGATGCCGGACCGGGACACCTGCCTTTTGGAGCGCAACTTCAAAGGTGAAACTACAGCCCAAAAGAAAAGCAACCAAATCGTCCCGCCAGACGCCGAGAAGATCGGGTATTTCCTGCTCCAGCTCGCCGTCTCTGTAGATCCGATATTTCGGGAGATCGGTGCGCAGGTCCGCGCCCGGTGCAGTGGTTCTCGGCTCGACGTCGCCTGGATCGGTCACCTCCAGCAGGGGACACGGCTTGGGGTTGCGGTGACAGAAGACGAGGAAGTCATACGCTAAGGCCTTCGGCAGGACCACCAGGTTCGCCTGAACGTATCCATCGCAGCAGCCGGCCGTCGGACCTTGCCACTTGCCGGATCGGATCTTTGCTCGCATTGCCTTCGGATGGAGCGTATTGGAAAGTAGCATCCTTGCCTTCCGACCCCCTTGGTATCCCGGGGTGGAGACCCTGCAAATTGCGGCTTGCCTACCAGGACTTCTTGCTCTTGCTGATCAGGATGGTGGTGGTGTACCGCCGGGTCTGGCCCCGCTCGTCGGGGATGAGAGAGCCGCCGGGGAAGTGACTCACCACCACCTCGAGGTCCGGCACCGCCGCCGCCTTGTCACTTTTCAACACGAAACGGTAAATCTCCATCCCCTCGGGGTCCCGAGTGTACTCAGGTTTTTTCCCTATCTTCTGTTCATAGAACCTGGCCACCGAAATGGTGACATCGTTCGAGGCAAAGAGATGCCGGGCAGCCGGTCCTTCGGTAAAGCTTTGGACAAATGTAGCCTTGGGATAAATGGGGACACCAAGATCCTTTTCCGAGGGTCTCTTCTGGGCGGGGACTAAAACTGAAACTCCCAGGAGTAGCACGAAAGCGAGAGCGGCCACGGATCGCTTGACGAGATTCATTCCCTCCCTCCTTTCCGCGCGGTGGTGTCCCCGTGAAGCCAGAGGCGACAGGACAGCTACCCCGGCATCCCTCTCAAGATTAGGGTCGAGATGGCCGCCACGCAAACTTTTTTTGGCGAGGGAGAAAGACCAAACAGAGGAAGGAGGGGGCGGGTCTCTCAGGACAACAGATCTGGCGGATTGCCCCGCACCCCTGAACTCGCCAGCAGGACTACCCGGGTTATCCCAAGTCCTCGGCCGTCATCCGAGGACGCACCGGCTGCACTGCCGCTGCCTCCCACCACGCGGAGATGCGCTTGGGTTGAGCTACGACCGCTGGCCTCGTGTAGACACCAAAGAGGCTATGGGCACAATCTGGACAGTAGGTGGTGCCCTCGGGGGTATACCCACATGTGGGGCAGCACAGTCCACCACAATGAAGACACCCCCATTCTTCCAAGATCGACCGCAACTCTAGTCCGCATCCACACATCTGGGCCATCAACTTTCTCCTTTGCAAGTGCCTGCGCATCCTGTGTTCAAAAGTCACGGGCCGCGAGGGACCCCGCGGCCCGAAAAAAAAGCCACGAGGCAGCGTCTACCCCGTGGCGTAATCAGAAAGCCCGTAGCAAAGGCGTTACGGGCCGCCCGCCGAGGGGCAGACGCACCGTACACCTACTACTACCGCAATAAAGATCTGATTGATTCCTGGCACCAACGGGCTCCCTTCAATTAAATTAGTGAAATCAATAACATGCGCCTGCTTTACTGTCAAGCATTTTTTCACGAGCCTCACCGCCCTCCCGGATGTCATCCGTACCTCTCGGATGGGACTAGCGTGTCCCACAGAGGAAAGAAGGCCCCAGCAGTTTCCGATCAGCGAAAACAAAAAGTTGGAGTGAGCAGACGATCAGCGGCAGGACAAGTGTGTCCCTGCTTTCCCATCGGTTATGATCACCAAACCCTTTGAAAATGGAATGTTAGTCCTCGTTGGATCATTGGAACAGGTGTTGCTTTGATCCTCAGGTGGGTGATTGTCTGTGGAGGAGCTTCCCACACATGCTGTCTCGTTTCGAGACGAAGGGGGGTATCATGAGTCCCAGAACAGAGCACGCAAAAGCGCCAGGAGTAATTCGGCTCATTGAGCTCGTCGGCGTTTCAGACAAGAGCTGGAGCGACGCCGCCCAGCAGACAGTCGCGCGTGCGTCCAAGACCTTGCGCCATATCACCGGGGTCGATGTACTGCACAGCACGGCGGTTGTTCGAGAGGGAAAAATCGTTGAGTACCACGTGACTGTGAAGGCGGCGTTCATCGTGGAGCCGGCTGAGATCGAGGCCGTCTAGGCGGGGCGTTGCCGTCACCGCGCCCCCGATGCGGTGCGGGCGCATGAGTCAATCCAGGTGCCCTTCTGGATCATACTGACCCGGGAGGGCGTGCACTTTCACGAACCCTTACCCCGGATTTCTTGCCTTTTTTGAATACGCTGCCGCCGCTCTTATCAGTACGTTGAACAATTCCAGGTGGCGCTGATCTCCGAGGGCCAAACGCTCGGGGTGCCAGTGCACCCCCAGGACAAATGGAGTTCCTGACACTTCGATTGCCTCGATCATGCCATCAGGGGAAACTGCGCTCACCCTGCAGGCTTGGCCCAGCGCCTTGACCAACTGATGATGGCGGCAGTTCACACGCAGAGATTCTCCCCCGAATATTTGGTGCAAGAAGGTCCCGGGCGTCAAGGTGACTGAGGGCATCTCTCCTCCTTGTTCCCAGGTCCCGTCATGGAACTCCATGGCGGTATCACAATAGGCCAGATCCTGGTACAAGCTCCCTCCTAACGCCACCGCGATAAGCTGCATCCCCCGGCAAACCCCCAAGACCGGCATCCCGCGCTCGACGGCTCCCCGCAAGAGCTCGATTTCGAAAAGATCCCTCTTTTCGTCGATGGTCCCACACTTTTCGAGGACGAATTCTCCATAAAAAGAGGGATGAATATCTTCTCCACCAGAAAAGAGCAAGCCATCGGCGAAATCGAGATACGACGTAATGAGCTCGCGATCGTATCCCGGAGTCGGCAATATGTATGGCACCCCGCCACTTTCCGCCACGCACCAGGAGAAAGCACCCCGCACCTTATCTTCGTGTTCGGCCCCCTGCTCCCCGAGGGGATGCCTCCCGCTGGTAATACAGATGCGCGGTTGCACCGACGGACTTCCTTGATTGATCCCGCGAGTCTCTCCCGTCACGACCGCTCCTCCACGGCTCACTCCGTGCTCGGTCCAGAACTCCTCAGAACACGGCCCGCGCGGACGTCGGTATGCTCCCCTTCCTCGACCGTGATCATGCCATTGACGAGAACGTAGCGGATTCCGTCAGGGTATTGGATCGGGTCTTCGTAGCTCGACCGATCCCTCACCGTGTCAGGGGCAAAGAGCACCAGGTCGGCATAGCAGCCGGCCGCAACCAGGCCCCGACCTTTGAGCCCAAAGCGACGACAGGGATCAAATGTCATTCTCCGGATGGCGGTGGGAAGCTCGAGTAGTCGCTTTTCGCGAACGTACGCCCCTAACACCCGCGGGAAGGTGCCGAATGTGCGGGGGTGAGGCCGGCCCCGGCTCAGTGGACCGACATGGGCCCGGGTCCCGCTATCCGAGGCGACCATGACGTAGGGCCGGGTTAAGATCCGCTGAAGGTTCTCTTCAGACATGGTGAAAAAGATGGCGTCCACCCGTGCCTCCTCTTCAACGAGGAGTTCACAGACGAATTGCACCGGTTCCTTCCCGGCCAAGGCCGCCGCCTGATTGACCCGCATCCCCTCAAAGCGCTTGTTCTCCTCACGGGTCACTTCGGCGATCATGATCTGATCCCACCGCTTATCAGCCAGCTCTAATCTCAGTCGGTCTCGAACCACGGGGTCCCGCAATTGGGCCACCTGCTCCTCCCGCCTCCCCTCCAGCGCCCACGAAGGCATGACCGCCTGCAGCTGGGTGTTCGAGGCGGTATAAGGATAGCGGTCGGCGGTCACATCCTGGCCTTGCGCCCGCGCCTCCTCAATGAGGTGCAGGGCTTCCGAGAGTTTCCCCCAGTTGCGCTCGCCGGAGGTCTTGAGGTGGGAAATCTGGAGGGGGACGT
Protein-coding regions in this window:
- a CDS encoding DUF4392 domain-containing protein, producing MGSIAKLGAAADQICILPRGTSGGDVQRLYRAARRLQKVPLTSLAASRLAEGVRSGDASLLLTGAGGPPELPSGETDGPLGVAVLARALHQGLGARPYLISEERNLGPLRAVLEVMGADYPLLAFPCGEEEAGYRFLEELQPRAIISVEKLGPNPKGVVHDMRGRDVSARHASVRGLFDGAKDRDILTVAVGDRGNEVGFGHLFGPHVRPPLRSGRCRCPCRGSIGCDIRADALVVSSISNWGAYGVVTCLQALTGHRLLHTPQEEAVMLKAILHAGARDGVTHTATLTVDGSDLSVQQAVVTLLGSVH
- a CDS encoding hydantoinase B/oxoprolinase family protein, translated to MGRYDPIKLEVFKNLLASVAEEMGVALCRTGHSPNIKERRDYSCAIFDGGGEMIAQAAHIPVHLGSMSLAVKGAMEGRHVGPGDTIILNDPYRGGTHLPDITLISPVFGDEGPSPLFFVANRAHHADVGGMAPGSMGMATEIFQEGIRIPPVMLVEGGTLQRDVVDLLLVNVRTPQEREGDLEAQLAANETGRRRLLEIVARYGADETLHYMEELKAYAERMTREAIRRIPDGRYSFEDYLDDDGITTEPVRIAVTVTVTGDQAVIDFTGTSPQVAGSVNAVYAVTLSAVFYVFRCLVDFDIPSNAGCMVPLTVVAPTGTVVNAVPPAAVAGGNVEMSQRIVDVLLGALAKALPDRIPAASAGTMSNLMIGGYDPERGRNFAYYETIAGGMGARPTRDGLDAVQTHMTNTRNTPIEALEHAYPIRVLRYEIRRGSGGKGKYRGGDGIRRDFQLLTEATVGLLSDRRRFRPYGLHGGESGQAGESILMTPSEERPLGSKFHIRVGAGEVISIRTPGGGGYGRVTEATR
- a CDS encoding gamma-glutamyl-gamma-aminobutyrate hydrolase family protein; translation: MTGETRGINQGSPSVQPRICITSGRHPLGEQGAEHEDKVRGAFSWCVAESGGVPYILPTPGYDRELITSYLDFADGLLFSGGEDIHPSFYGEFVLEKCGTIDEKRDLFEIELLRGAVERGMPVLGVCRGMQLIAVALGGSLYQDLAYCDTAMEFHDGTWEQGGEMPSVTLTPGTFLHQIFGGESLRVNCRHHQLVKALGQACRVSAVSPDGMIEAIEVSGTPFVLGVHWHPERLALGDQRHLELFNVLIRAAAAYSKKARNPG
- a CDS encoding dodecin family protein, with protein sequence MSPRTEHAKAPGVIRLIELVGVSDKSWSDAAQQTVARASKTLRHITGVDVLHSTAVVREGKIVEYHVTVKAAFIVEPAEIEAV
- a CDS encoding putative hydro-lyase, whose translation is MLLSNTLHPKAMRAKIRSGKWQGPTAGCCDGYVQANLVVLPKALAYDFLVFCHRNPKPCPLLEVTDPGDVEPRTTAPGADLRTDLPKYRIYRDGELEQEIPDLLGVWRDDLVAFLLGCSFTFEVALQKAGVPVRHLEEGGNVSMYITNRSCQPAGVFAGPLVVSMRPIPASLIPRAVEVTSRFALAHGAPVHVADPQAIGISDLDHPAFGDPVSIHEGEHPVFWACGVTPQAVAMHAKPELMITHAPGHMFITDLADDDGGGSSEVDR
- a CDS encoding glutamine synthetase; translation: MTPKDVIKFASENGARMVDLKFMDFPGMWQHFTVPISHLDETMFEEGVGFDGSSIRGWQAIHASDM
- a CDS encoding hydantoinase/oxoprolinase family protein; its protein translation is MMMIGVDVGGTFTDLVFVAGGRLWTQKVLSTHPDPARGVLEGLSHEAAGREEWQLVHGSTVATNALLERKGAKVALITTAGFEDVLEIGRQNRVDLYDFMVERHPVVVPRSLRFGVRERVDCRGKVLEPLDEESLGPLLDRLAKEKVASVAICLLSSYANPSHEARVLHRALELGIPVSASHRILPEYREYERCATTVVNAYVSPLMERYLGRLEAEIGEGRLRIMQSNGGSISAATARQEAVRTILSGPAGGVVGAASVAKHAGFDKTITFDMGGTSTDVSLVDGDLSVTTEATVGGLPLRVPLLDIHTVGSGGGSLVWIDEGGALRVGPQSAGADPGPVCYGRGDQITVTDAHLCLGRLDPDRFLGGKMRLDVERAEAAMNDFARQVKLDPLRLAEGTITVANAAMEKAIRVISVGRGYDPRAFCLVSFGGAGGLHACSLAWSLSIPWVLVPMHAGLLSAYGMLVADVVKDYAKTILRPTTTTSFEEIEAIVSLLKEQGLREMKDEGVAEGLITTEAFVDMRYLGQSYELRVPFGRDFASRFHEVHRRSYGYANPARETESVTLRLRVRGKADKPPLSRVEEGSADAASASVGTRRIFLEDHWVETPVYAREALRAANRIAGPALVVEMSATTLIAPGWEATVDAQGNLLLKNHEPHGASRG
- a CDS encoding D-aminoacylase encodes the protein MFDLIITGASIVDGSGSPAYVGDIALEGDRIVAVGKVPETDGRRVIRAEGLIACPGFVDVHSHSDYFLLLNPRAESAVRQGVTTEIGGNCGYAAAPIWGEWREERARTCRELYGLDHEWRGVQEYFQRLSTETVSINFGLLLGHNTIRGSVMGGAARAPDAAEMETMIRAVRQGMQEGAMGLSTGLIYAPACFAQPEELVALARVTREEGGVLTCHMRSEGERLLEAIREILDVAREADVPLQISHLKTSGERNWGKLSEALHLIEEARAQGQDVTADRYPYTASNTQLQAVMPSWALEGRREEQVAQLRDPVVRDRLRLELADKRWDQIMIAEVTREENKRFEGMRVNQAAALAGKEPVQFVCELLVEEEARVDAIFFTMSEENLQRILTRPYVMVASDSGTRAHVGPLSRGRPHPRTFGTFPRVLGAYVREKRLLELPTAIRRMTFDPCRRFGLKGRGLVAAGCYADLVLFAPDTVRDRSSYEDPIQYPDGIRYVLVNGMITVEEGEHTDVRAGRVLRSSGPSTE
- a CDS encoding P-II family nitrogen regulator, whose amino-acid sequence is MKKIEAIIKPFKLDEVKNALAEIGIQGLTISEVKGFGRQKGHTELYRGAEYTIDFLPKVKVEIVVGDGKSAQVVETIQAAAKTGRIGDGKIFIIPCEDAVRIRTGERGEEAI
- the galT gene encoding galactose-1-phosphate uridylyltransferase; this translates as MPELRKDPVTNSWVIISTERGKRPSDFGTEPRPPRPGFCPFCPGNEEKTPPEIVVYRNDGAAPNTPGWRVRVVANKFPALVIEGELERQTEGIYDKMSGVGAHEVIIETPDHDQTLPAMPEQKVEEVLWAYRDRILDLKRDPRFQYILVFKNHGEAAGASLDHTHSQLIATPIVPKRVQEEVDGVKQYYAEKRRCVYCDMVKQELAYGGRVVSANDHFVAMAPFASRFPFETWIVPRTHEASFEDIGKQEYVSLARILKETLHRIERLLSDPPYNFVLHSAPFRQEKPVQYHWHIEITPRLTRLAGFEWGTGIYINPTPPEEAAQYLRDAALTTDR